From Salmo salar chromosome ssa04, Ssal_v3.1, whole genome shotgun sequence, one genomic window encodes:
- the myoz2b gene encoding myozenin-2b isoform X1: MSQFCTMPAGERKMHAAAISREVHGANGDTMDLGIKVSTPKDIMLEELSLQSNRGSRLFKMRQRRSEKYTFESIQNEANMQLSSDLLAENADSAENKEGSKTLPYTPTPGNPESIAPGYGGPLKDVPAETFNSTAIPKSYHSPWEQAIINDPNLAATLNIRMPVPEPRPEAPDYKSFNRVATPFGGFDKAPRSSGITFKLPEIDLNLHNYSELQDPGVKRPTFNRVAQGWISDGIPLILPTVPLEPMPIPESDDL; this comes from the exons ATGTCGCAATTCTGTACAATGCCAGCTGGAGAGAGGAAGATGCATGCAGCGGCTATTTCTCGAGAGGTCCACGGTGCCAATG GGGACACCATGGACCTGGGGATAAAGGTTAGCACTCCCAAAGACATCATGCTGGAGGAGCTGTCACTGCAATCCAACAGAGGCTCTCGTCTTTTCAAAATGCGCCAGCGAAGATCGGAGAAATACACGTTTGAAAGTATCCAAAATGAGGCAAACATGCAGCTGAGT AGCGATCTTCTAGCTGAGAATGCAGACAGTGCCGAAAACAAAGAGGGATCGAAAACACTTCCTTACACACCCACCCCAGGAAACCCAGAAAGCATTGCACCAG GATATGGAGGCCCCTTGAAGGATGTCCCTGCAGAGACGTTCAACTCTACAGCTATACCcaagtcctaccattccccttggGAGCAGGCTATCATTAACGACCCCAACCTGGCCGCGACACTCAATATCAGGATGCCTGTCCCTGAGCCCAGACCAGAGGCTCCTGACTACAAGAGCTTTAACAG GGTGGCCACACCATTTGGTGGTTTCGACAAAGCCCCCCGGAGCAGCGGGATCACGTTCAAGCTGCCCGAGATCGACCTAAACCTCCACAACTACTCTGAGCTCCAAGACCCAGGGGTGAAACGGCCCACCTTCAACAGGGTCGCCCAGGGATGGATATCCGATGGCATCCCACTGATCCTGCCCACCGTGCCTCTGGAACCTATGCCCATCCCTGAGTCCGATGACCTCTAG
- the myoz2b gene encoding myozenin-2b isoform X2: protein MDLGIKVSTPKDIMLEELSLQSNRGSRLFKMRQRRSEKYTFESIQNEANMQLSSDLLAENADSAENKEGSKTLPYTPTPGNPESIAPGYGGPLKDVPAETFNSTAIPKSYHSPWEQAIINDPNLAATLNIRMPVPEPRPEAPDYKSFNRVATPFGGFDKAPRSSGITFKLPEIDLNLHNYSELQDPGVKRPTFNRVAQGWISDGIPLILPTVPLEPMPIPESDDL from the exons ATGGACCTGGGGATAAAGGTTAGCACTCCCAAAGACATCATGCTGGAGGAGCTGTCACTGCAATCCAACAGAGGCTCTCGTCTTTTCAAAATGCGCCAGCGAAGATCGGAGAAATACACGTTTGAAAGTATCCAAAATGAGGCAAACATGCAGCTGAGT AGCGATCTTCTAGCTGAGAATGCAGACAGTGCCGAAAACAAAGAGGGATCGAAAACACTTCCTTACACACCCACCCCAGGAAACCCAGAAAGCATTGCACCAG GATATGGAGGCCCCTTGAAGGATGTCCCTGCAGAGACGTTCAACTCTACAGCTATACCcaagtcctaccattccccttggGAGCAGGCTATCATTAACGACCCCAACCTGGCCGCGACACTCAATATCAGGATGCCTGTCCCTGAGCCCAGACCAGAGGCTCCTGACTACAAGAGCTTTAACAG GGTGGCCACACCATTTGGTGGTTTCGACAAAGCCCCCCGGAGCAGCGGGATCACGTTCAAGCTGCCCGAGATCGACCTAAACCTCCACAACTACTCTGAGCTCCAAGACCCAGGGGTGAAACGGCCCACCTTCAACAGGGTCGCCCAGGGATGGATATCCGATGGCATCCCACTGATCCTGCCCACCGTGCCTCTGGAACCTATGCCCATCCCTGAGTCCGATGACCTCTAG